A window of Mucilaginibacter sp. PAMC 26640 contains these coding sequences:
- a CDS encoding glycoside hydrolase family 3, with protein MRYKLHFIYSLLLLMAGTATSFAQKAAFISSLSEQNKWVDSVYNKLNRRQRVGQLFFVRAHTNKGQAYADSVADVIKDEHVGGLVFFQGGPGRQANLVNYYQSVTRVPLLIAMDGEWGLGMRLDSTVSYPYQMTLGAIQDNNLIYKMGEMVAYDFKRLGVQVNFAPDFDVNNNPENPVINYRSFGDNKFNVARKGIMYMKGMQDAGLIAIAKHFPGHGDTNVDSHFDLPLLPFTRERLDSLEMYPFREAINAGIAGVMIAHMNIPALDATKNLPSTLSRPVITGILKDSLAFKGIVASDAMEMKGVTKYFPNGEADLKAFLAGMDLIELSTNSKNAAKLIRKAVRHNQISAGEFEVKVKKILAAKYWAGLNNKAHIAPGGLVQDLNRPAAAELVQQLSDAAVTMLKGDSRTIKQDTTKKTAIISIGVSEYTTYQKELSKSYPNSKMYTVAKNATATSLNSMLAMWKQYDQVIIGIHDARLRPQSKLDYSSDVKLLIADLASKNNSVISVFANAYTIAGLPGIEKAGALLVCYQKDDALQRAAVKVITGKIKPTGKLPVSVNTFFTTGAGVSL; from the coding sequence ATGCGATATAAACTACACTTTATCTACAGCCTGCTTTTGTTGATGGCTGGCACAGCCACCTCCTTCGCGCAAAAAGCAGCGTTCATCAGCTCTTTGTCCGAGCAAAACAAATGGGTAGATTCTGTTTATAATAAGCTTAACAGGCGCCAGCGTGTAGGGCAGTTGTTTTTTGTACGGGCGCATACCAATAAGGGGCAGGCCTATGCAGATTCGGTAGCGGATGTGATTAAAGATGAGCATGTTGGCGGACTGGTTTTTTTCCAGGGTGGGCCGGGCAGGCAGGCTAATCTCGTCAACTATTACCAGTCGGTTACCCGGGTGCCCCTGCTGATCGCTATGGACGGGGAGTGGGGCCTGGGCATGCGGCTGGATTCTACCGTTTCTTACCCGTACCAGATGACTTTAGGCGCTATACAGGATAATAACCTGATCTATAAAATGGGGGAGATGGTGGCCTATGATTTTAAACGCCTGGGGGTACAGGTTAATTTTGCGCCCGATTTCGACGTGAATAATAACCCGGAGAACCCGGTGATCAACTACCGTTCTTTTGGTGATAACAAGTTTAACGTGGCCCGTAAGGGAATTATGTATATGAAGGGGATGCAGGACGCGGGACTCATCGCGATAGCCAAACATTTTCCGGGCCATGGTGATACCAATGTAGATTCGCACTTTGATCTGCCTTTGCTGCCCTTCACCCGCGAACGGCTGGATTCGCTGGAAATGTACCCTTTTCGCGAGGCTATTAATGCCGGTATAGCAGGGGTGATGATAGCGCACATGAACATTCCGGCGCTGGATGCTACAAAAAATTTACCGTCTACATTATCCCGCCCCGTAATTACCGGTATCCTGAAAGATTCGCTGGCTTTTAAGGGGATAGTGGCATCTGATGCGATGGAAATGAAAGGTGTTACCAAGTATTTCCCTAACGGAGAGGCCGATTTGAAGGCCTTTTTGGCGGGGATGGATCTGATCGAACTCTCTACCAACTCAAAAAACGCAGCTAAGCTGATCCGCAAGGCGGTGCGTCACAACCAAATCTCGGCAGGAGAATTTGAAGTCAAAGTGAAGAAGATCCTGGCGGCAAAATACTGGGCCGGTTTGAACAACAAAGCGCACATTGCGCCCGGGGGCCTGGTGCAGGACCTTAACCGCCCGGCCGCCGCCGAACTGGTGCAGCAGCTGAGCGATGCCGCCGTTACCATGCTGAAAGGCGACAGCAGGACGATTAAACAGGATACCACCAAAAAAACCGCCATCATCAGCATAGGCGTTTCGGAATATACCACCTATCAAAAAGAACTTTCCAAAAGCTATCCCAACAGTAAAATGTATACGGTGGCAAAAAATGCCACAGCTACCAGTTTAAATAGCATGCTGGCCATGTGGAAACAATATGATCAGGTGATCATCGGTATTCACGATGCCCGCCTGCGCCCCCAAAGCAAACTGGATTACAGCAGCGATGTTAAATTGCTGATTGCGGATCTGGCCTCAAAAAATAATTCGGTAATCAGTGTATTTGCCAACGCCTATACCATTGCCGGTTTGCCTGGGATAGAAAAGGCAGGTGCCTTGCTGGTTTGCTACCAAAAGGATGATGCCCTGCAGCGCGCAGCGGTGAAAGTGATCACCGGTAAAATTAAGCCCACAGGTAAACTGCCGGTAAGCGTAAATACTTTCTTTACTACCGGGGCAGGTGTAAGCCTTTAA
- a CDS encoding peptide-methionine (S)-S-oxide reductase, which yields MKKIFLFAAFLIISGVAVFAKSNPVPKKPVLDTATFATGCFWCTEAKFKQLRGVKSVVSGFSGGTTVKPTYKEVCTGKTGHAEACNIVYDPKVISYDELIAAFFVAHDPTQLNRQGNDIGTQYRSAIFYHSLAQKQKADYYIAKLNTEKAYPAKIVTQVVPYKVFYKAEDYHQNYFALNGNQPYCKSVIQPEVEKFKKIFKDKLK from the coding sequence ATGAAGAAAATATTTTTATTTGCTGCGTTTCTGATTATTTCGGGTGTCGCCGTTTTTGCAAAAAGCAATCCGGTGCCTAAAAAACCGGTGCTGGATACGGCCACATTTGCTACAGGCTGCTTTTGGTGTACTGAAGCAAAATTTAAACAATTAAGGGGTGTAAAGTCGGTCGTGTCCGGCTTTAGCGGAGGTACAACCGTAAAACCCACTTACAAAGAAGTTTGCACCGGCAAAACCGGGCATGCCGAAGCTTGTAATATCGTTTACGACCCGAAGGTGATCTCATACGATGAGCTGATAGCGGCCTTTTTTGTAGCACATGACCCAACCCAGTTAAACAGGCAGGGGAACGACATCGGCACACAATACCGCTCGGCTATATTTTACCATAGCTTGGCGCAAAAGCAAAAAGCTGATTATTACATCGCGAAGCTGAACACCGAAAAAGCTTATCCGGCTAAAATCGTAACCCAGGTGGTGCCCTACAAAGTGTTTTATAAGGCGGAAGATTACCACCAGAATTATTTTGCACTGAATGGCAATCAGCCCTATTGCAAATCGGTTATCCAGCCGGAAGTAGAGAAGTTTAAAAAGATATTTAAAGATAAACTGAAATAA
- a CDS encoding peptide-methionine (R)-S-oxide reductase → MKSLIMMLVTVLSLGASVNAQQLKSPAGHQNNPYYSNTDTKHLNVTNDEWKKILPNDLYATAREQATERPFTGQYWNKNAKGTYYCAVCGNKLFRSDAKFSSNCGWPSFYEPVRKNSVIYKEDNSVGMKRAEVICARCDSHLGHIFNDGPPPTHKRFCMNSVSLDFQPDGLGK, encoded by the coding sequence ATGAAGAGTTTGATCATGATGCTGGTAACGGTTTTGTCTCTGGGTGCAAGCGTCAACGCACAGCAGTTGAAATCACCTGCGGGGCATCAGAATAATCCTTATTATTCCAATACGGATACTAAGCATTTAAACGTAACAAATGACGAATGGAAAAAGATATTGCCTAACGACCTGTATGCCACTGCGCGCGAGCAGGCTACCGAGCGACCTTTTACCGGCCAATACTGGAATAAAAATGCAAAGGGAACCTACTATTGCGCCGTTTGCGGTAACAAGCTGTTTCGGTCGGATGCCAAGTTTTCGAGCAATTGCGGCTGGCCCAGCTTTTACGAACCGGTGCGCAAAAATAGTGTGATCTATAAAGAAGATAATTCCGTTGGCATGAAACGCGCGGAGGTGATCTGTGCGCGTTGTGATTCGCACCTTGGCCACATCTTTAACGATGGCCCTCCGCCAACCCACAAAAGGTTTTGTATGAATTCCGTTTCGCTGGATTTTCAACCGGACGGTTTGGGGAAATAG
- a CDS encoding N-acetylmuramic acid 6-phosphate etherase translates to MERTTEKDSKYNGLETMSLLEILTNINKEDQSVPLAVEQALEQIEDLATIVSEKMRIGGRLFYIGAGTSGRLGVVDASECPPTFGVPFDLVVGIIAGGDRAIRRAVEFAEDDREQAWKDLLEFDINEKDVVVGIAASGTTPYVIGGLQMANEQNIATGCIVCNAKSPVAAEAQYPVEVIVGPEFVTGSTRMKAGTAQKLVLNMLSTSVMIRLGRVKGNKMVDMQLSNNKLVARGTKMVMSETGLDEKTAAALLKQHGSVRKAVHFHTANK, encoded by the coding sequence ATGGAAAGAACTACCGAAAAGGACTCTAAATACAACGGCCTGGAAACAATGTCGTTGCTGGAGATCCTTACCAATATCAATAAAGAAGATCAAAGTGTACCCTTGGCCGTTGAACAGGCCCTGGAGCAGATAGAGGACCTGGCCACCATCGTATCCGAAAAGATGCGGATTGGCGGCAGGTTATTTTACATCGGCGCTGGCACCAGCGGCAGGCTGGGCGTGGTTGATGCATCAGAATGCCCGCCTACCTTTGGCGTGCCCTTTGATTTAGTGGTGGGCATCATCGCCGGGGGCGATCGCGCTATCCGCAGGGCCGTAGAGTTTGCCGAAGATGACCGCGAGCAGGCCTGGAAGGATCTGCTGGAATTTGATATCAACGAAAAGGATGTGGTTGTAGGGATAGCAGCTTCGGGTACTACGCCTTACGTTATCGGTGGTTTGCAAATGGCTAATGAGCAAAATATTGCAACAGGCTGCATTGTATGTAATGCCAAAAGCCCGGTGGCGGCAGAGGCGCAATACCCGGTTGAAGTAATTGTAGGCCCCGAGTTTGTAACCGGCAGCACCCGCATGAAAGCCGGCACAGCGCAAAAACTGGTTTTAAACATGCTGAGCACAAGCGTAATGATTCGCCTGGGCCGTGTAAAAGGTAATAAAATGGTGGATATGCAGTTAAGCAATAACAAACTGGTAGCGCGCGGCACCAAAATGGTGATGAGCGAAACCGGCCTGGACGAAAAAACGGCAGCTGCTTTACTGAAACAGCACGGAAGTGTAAGGAAAGCGGTGCATTTCCATACAGCCAATAAATAA
- a CDS encoding methionine synthase — MDIRKELEKRILVIDGAMGTMIQRYELTEEDFRGERFRDHASDLKGNNDLLNITRPDVIKAIHAEYLDAGADIIETNTFSTQKISLADYHLEELDYELSYEGARIAREVADEYTAKDPNKPRFVAGAVGPTNRTASLSPDVNDPGYRAVTFDDLADAYYEQVRGLVDGGSDVLLVETIFDTLNAKAALFAIDRYKQECKAAGKDYLAFRDTGGVMISGTITDASGRTLSGQTVEAFWNSISHANLLSVGLNCALGAREMRPHLEELSEKAGVYISAYPNAGLPNEFGAYDETPHETAHQVDDFIKAGLVNIVGGCCGTTPDHIQCIAEKAARYSPRKKPEIAPFLRLSGLEAVTLTPETNFVNIGERTNITGSPKFSKLILSEDYEAALTVALQQVEGGAQVIDINMDEGMIDSEAVMVKFLNLVASEPDIAKLPIMVDSSKWTVIEAGLKCLQGKGIVNSISLKEGEEKFKEYARKILSYGAATVVMAFDETGQADSLERRKEICERSYRILVDEVGFPPQDIIFDPNILTVATGLEEHNNYAVDFIDATRWIKNNLPYAKVSGGVSNISFSFRGNNVVREAMHSAFLYHAIKAGLDMGIVNAGMLEVYEEIPKDLLALVEDVLLNRRDDATERLVEFADTIKSKGKEIVRDEEWRKNPVEQRLSHALVKGIIEYLDDDVEEARQKFAKPLEVIEGPLMDGMNVVGDLFGAGKMFLPQVVKSARVMKKAVAYLLPFIELEKQRVIDAGEDSSGSRANAGKILMATVKGDVHDIGKNIVGVVLACNNFEVIDLGVMVPAQRIIEEAKKHDVDIIGLSGLITPSLDEMVHFAKEMERQEFTIPLIIGGATTSRIHAAVKVAPNYSGAAIHVLDASRSVTVCSSLMNRDGRDAYIQGIKDEYAKAREAHANKKNDKRFVSIEEARGGKFQISLDGDIAPKPAIIGTKVFESYPLEELVPYIDWTPFFHTWELRGSYPKIFNDKYVGEEAKKLYDDAQVLLKRVLDNKLLTASGVIGFWPANSVGDDIEIYTDDTRTTLLTRIHTLRQQAEKAKNEPYYALSDFIAPKDSGIPDYWGGFAVTTGIGCDELVAEFEADHDDYNSIMAKAIADRLAEAFAEKMHELVRKEYWGYSKGEQLATEELIKEEYQGIRPAPGYPACPDHTEKTTLFEILKAEDNAHMQLTESLAMLPAASVSGFYFAHPQARYFGLGKISKDQVEDYAVRKNMSVDTVERWLGPNLNY, encoded by the coding sequence ATGGATATTAGAAAAGAATTAGAAAAACGCATCCTGGTTATTGATGGGGCGATGGGTACCATGATCCAACGGTATGAACTAACCGAGGAGGATTTCCGTGGCGAGCGTTTCCGTGATCATGCTTCAGACCTTAAAGGCAATAACGACTTACTGAATATCACCCGTCCTGATGTGATCAAGGCTATCCATGCAGAATACCTGGATGCCGGTGCCGATATCATCGAGACCAATACTTTCAGCACGCAAAAAATCTCCCTGGCGGATTATCACCTGGAAGAACTGGATTACGAATTAAGTTACGAAGGCGCCCGCATTGCCCGCGAAGTGGCGGACGAATACACTGCTAAAGACCCAAACAAGCCCCGCTTTGTAGCCGGTGCTGTTGGTCCTACCAACCGTACCGCATCTTTATCACCGGATGTAAACGACCCGGGGTACCGCGCAGTTACTTTTGATGATTTAGCCGATGCTTATTACGAGCAGGTACGCGGACTGGTTGATGGCGGTTCGGACGTGCTGCTGGTTGAAACCATATTTGATACCCTGAATGCGAAAGCAGCTTTGTTCGCTATCGACCGGTATAAACAAGAATGTAAGGCAGCAGGTAAAGATTACCTCGCCTTTCGTGATACCGGCGGCGTGATGATCTCCGGCACCATTACCGATGCTTCCGGCCGTACGCTTTCGGGCCAAACAGTGGAGGCCTTCTGGAATTCTATCAGCCATGCCAACCTGTTATCGGTTGGCTTGAATTGCGCTTTGGGTGCCAGGGAAATGCGCCCGCACCTGGAAGAACTTTCCGAGAAGGCTGGTGTATATATATCGGCTTATCCTAATGCGGGCTTACCCAATGAGTTTGGTGCTTATGATGAAACACCGCACGAAACCGCCCACCAGGTTGATGATTTCATCAAAGCCGGGTTGGTTAATATTGTAGGCGGCTGTTGTGGTACTACGCCGGATCATATCCAGTGTATTGCCGAAAAAGCCGCCAGATACAGTCCCCGGAAAAAACCGGAGATAGCGCCGTTTTTACGCCTCAGCGGACTGGAAGCCGTTACCCTTACCCCAGAAACAAACTTTGTTAATATAGGCGAGCGTACCAATATTACCGGGTCGCCAAAATTCTCCAAACTCATCCTGTCCGAAGATTACGAGGCTGCGCTCACCGTTGCACTGCAACAGGTAGAAGGCGGGGCGCAGGTCATCGATATTAACATGGATGAAGGGATGATCGATTCGGAAGCGGTGATGGTGAAATTCCTGAACCTGGTTGCCTCCGAGCCGGATATTGCCAAGTTGCCGATCATGGTGGATTCCAGCAAGTGGACGGTTATTGAAGCAGGTTTGAAATGTTTGCAGGGCAAGGGTATCGTTAACTCTATCTCGCTAAAAGAAGGCGAAGAGAAGTTTAAAGAATATGCCCGTAAGATCCTGAGCTATGGTGCTGCTACGGTAGTGATGGCCTTTGACGAAACCGGCCAGGCAGATTCATTGGAGCGCCGTAAAGAGATCTGTGAACGCAGTTACCGCATCCTGGTGGATGAGGTTGGCTTCCCGCCGCAGGATATCATTTTCGACCCGAACATCCTTACCGTTGCAACCGGTTTGGAAGAGCATAACAACTACGCGGTTGACTTTATTGATGCTACGCGCTGGATAAAAAATAACCTTCCCTACGCCAAAGTAAGCGGCGGGGTAAGTAATATCTCCTTCTCGTTCCGTGGTAATAACGTGGTGCGCGAGGCAATGCACTCCGCCTTTTTGTATCACGCCATCAAAGCCGGGCTGGATATGGGTATTGTGAACGCCGGGATGCTGGAAGTTTACGAGGAGATCCCTAAGGATTTATTAGCGCTTGTGGAAGATGTGTTGCTGAACCGCCGCGATGATGCTACCGAGCGTTTGGTTGAATTTGCAGATACCATTAAAAGTAAGGGCAAAGAGATTGTTCGGGATGAGGAATGGCGCAAGAACCCGGTGGAGCAGCGCTTATCGCACGCTTTGGTGAAAGGTATCATCGAATACCTGGATGACGATGTGGAAGAAGCCCGCCAGAAATTTGCCAAGCCACTGGAGGTGATAGAAGGCCCCTTGATGGATGGCATGAATGTAGTGGGCGACTTGTTTGGTGCCGGGAAGATGTTCTTGCCACAGGTAGTAAAATCTGCCCGCGTAATGAAGAAGGCGGTGGCCTACCTGCTGCCATTCATCGAACTGGAAAAACAGCGGGTGATAGATGCCGGGGAAGATAGCAGCGGCAGCCGTGCCAACGCCGGCAAGATCCTGATGGCCACCGTAAAAGGCGATGTACACGATATCGGCAAAAATATTGTTGGCGTGGTGCTAGCCTGTAACAACTTTGAGGTAATAGATCTTGGGGTGATGGTACCGGCGCAGCGCATTATAGAAGAAGCTAAAAAACACGATGTAGATATAATTGGCTTGAGCGGATTGATCACCCCATCACTGGATGAGATGGTGCACTTTGCCAAGGAGATGGAACGCCAGGAGTTTACCATACCGCTGATCATTGGCGGGGCAACTACTTCGCGTATCCACGCAGCCGTTAAGGTGGCGCCCAACTATTCGGGTGCTGCAATCCACGTATTGGATGCATCGCGCAGCGTAACTGTTTGCAGCAGTTTGATGAACCGCGATGGCCGCGATGCGTATATCCAGGGCATTAAGGACGAATATGCCAAGGCCCGCGAGGCGCATGCCAATAAAAAGAACGATAAGCGTTTTGTAAGTATAGAAGAGGCGCGGGGCGGCAAATTCCAGATCAGTCTGGATGGTGATATTGCACCAAAGCCTGCCATTATTGGCACAAAGGTTTTTGAAAGTTACCCGCTGGAAGAGCTGGTGCCATATATCGACTGGACGCCATTTTTCCATACCTGGGAGCTGCGCGGCAGTTATCCGAAGATATTCAACGATAAATACGTAGGCGAAGAAGCGAAAAAGCTATATGATGATGCACAGGTTTTATTGAAACGGGTGCTGGATAATAAACTGCTTACTGCAAGCGGCGTCATTGGTTTTTGGCCGGCCAACAGCGTGGGCGATGACATCGAAATATATACTGACGATACCCGCACTACACTGCTTACCCGCATCCATACGCTGCGCCAGCAGGCAGAGAAGGCTAAGAATGAGCCATATTATGCCCTATCGGATTTTATTGCACCGAAAGATAGCGGTATACCCGATTACTGGGGCGGCTTTGCCGTAACTACCGGGATAGGCTGTGATGAATTAGTAGCCGAATTTGAAGCCGACCATGATGATTATAACAGCATTATGGCCAAAGCAATTGCCGACCGTTTGGCAGAGGCATTTGCCGAAAAAATGCACGAACTGGTACGTAAAGAGTACTGGGGCTACAGCAAGGGCGAGCAGCTGGCTACCGAGGAGCTGATTAAAGAAGAATACCAGGGCATCCGCCCGGCACCGGGTTATCCCGCCTGCCCGGATCATACCGAAAAAACTACTTTGTTCGAAATCCTGAAGGCAGAGGATAATGCCCACATGCAATTGACAGAAAGCCTGGCCATGCTGCCGGCTGCTTCGGTAAGCGGGTTCTATTTTGCGCACCCGCAGGCGCGCTACTTCGGTCTGGGTAAGATCAGCAAAGACCAGGTGGAAGATTACGCAGTAAGAAAAAATATGAGTGTTGATACCGTAGAACGCTGGTTGGGGCCGAATTTGAATTATTAG
- a CDS encoding four helix bundle protein — MHNFKELKVWKAGIEVSKLTFNITRNFPSEERYGLISQMTRSAVSIPSNIAEGCGRKSNKELYHFLNISLGSAFELETQCIIAKEFGYMPEIQLNEITALLSEIQRMIYGLQKSLNI, encoded by the coding sequence ATGCATAATTTTAAGGAGTTAAAAGTATGGAAGGCTGGGATTGAAGTAAGCAAACTTACTTTTAATATCACCAGAAATTTCCCGTCTGAAGAACGGTATGGGCTGATATCCCAGATGACACGGTCAGCCGTTTCTATACCATCTAATATTGCCGAAGGTTGCGGACGAAAATCTAATAAAGAGTTATATCATTTTTTAAATATTTCTCTAGGCTCGGCATTTGAATTGGAAACGCAGTGTATAATTGCAAAAGAGTTTGGTTATATGCCTGAAATTCAACTTAACGAAATTACCGCACTACTATCCGAAATACAGAGAATGATCTATGGCTTGCAGAAAAGTCTAAATATATAA
- a CDS encoding methylenetetrahydrofolate reductase [NAD(P)H]: MKITEHIANANGKTLFSFELIPPLKGESIQGIYNAIDPLMEFKPPFIDVTSLREDYIYKQHETGLLEKLAYRKRPGTIAICAAIMNKYKVDTVPHLLCGGFTKDETENGLIDLQFLGIENVLVLRGDARRGDSSFVPTPNGHCYATDLLQQVSNMNKGIYLHENHEGILKTDFCIGVAGYPEKHFEAPNLKTDFKYLKQKVDMGAGFIVTQMFFDNQKYFDFVNNCRANGINVPIIPGLKPITTSKQLVNLSKTFHIDIPEELSDAIQDCKVEKNVKDIGIEWMINQCKELVKFGAPVLHFYTMGNPGPTKRIAEAIF, translated from the coding sequence ATGAAGATTACAGAACATATCGCGAACGCCAACGGCAAAACACTTTTTTCATTTGAACTTATCCCGCCTTTAAAAGGCGAGAGTATCCAGGGGATCTATAACGCAATTGATCCGCTGATGGAGTTTAAACCGCCGTTTATTGATGTTACTTCCCTTCGGGAGGATTATATCTATAAACAACACGAAACCGGCTTGCTGGAGAAACTGGCTTATCGCAAGCGTCCGGGTACCATTGCCATTTGTGCTGCGATCATGAACAAGTACAAAGTAGATACCGTTCCGCACTTGCTTTGCGGCGGCTTTACTAAAGACGAAACAGAAAACGGCTTGATCGACCTGCAGTTTTTGGGAATAGAAAATGTATTGGTATTACGCGGCGATGCGCGACGGGGTGATTCGTCTTTTGTGCCTACACCCAACGGGCATTGTTATGCTACCGATCTGCTGCAGCAGGTATCCAATATGAATAAAGGGATTTACCTGCACGAGAACCATGAAGGGATTCTGAAAACTGATTTCTGTATCGGTGTAGCAGGTTATCCCGAAAAGCATTTTGAGGCACCAAACTTAAAAACAGACTTTAAATATCTAAAGCAAAAGGTGGATATGGGGGCAGGCTTCATTGTAACCCAGATGTTTTTTGATAATCAGAAGTACTTTGATTTTGTAAACAACTGCCGCGCCAATGGCATCAATGTGCCGATCATACCGGGACTGAAACCGATCACCACGTCAAAGCAGCTGGTCAACCTGTCAAAAACATTCCATATTGATATTCCCGAAGAACTGAGCGATGCCATCCAGGATTGTAAAGTAGAGAAGAATGTAAAAGATATCGGGATTGAGTGGATGATTAACCAGTGTAAAGAACTGGTGAAGTTCGGCGCGCCGGTACTGCACTTTTATACAATGGGTAATCCCGGCCCAACCAAGCGGATAGCTGAAGCTATATTTTAA
- a CDS encoding aldehyde dehydrogenase, with protein sequence MSVIISDILDHLHINDINEAFSTGSNWGSSPDAEVKDIFSPTDGKKIAAVKFATAADYNRVVDTAAKAFKTWRTVPAPKRGEIVRQIGDELRANKKQLGALVSYEMGKSLQEGYGEVQEMIDICDFAVGLSRQLYGLTMHSERPEHRMYEQYHPLGIVGVISAFNFPVAVWSWNAMLAWVCGDVCIWKPSEKTPLTAVACQHITQTVFKANNIDEGVSCLVIGDRAIGELMAADTRVPLISATGSTRMGKAVSVAVGARLGKSLLELGGNNAIIITENADLDMSLIGAVFGAVGTAGQRCTSTRRLIIHESVYDAFKQKLVNAYGQIKIGDPLNEENHMGPLIDQDAVALYLDSIEKCKAEGGNFVVAGGKLEGDAYSSGCYVKPCIAEVENHYQIVQHETFAPILYLIKYKTIEEAIYLQNGVPQGLSSAIMTNNLREAETFLSYAGSDCGIANVNIGTSGAEIGGAFGGEKETGGGRESGSDAWKVYMRRQTNTINYSKTLPLAQGIKFDL encoded by the coding sequence ATGAGCGTAATAATCTCCGACATCCTGGATCATTTACATATTAACGACATAAACGAAGCCTTCAGCACCGGCAGTAACTGGGGTAGCAGCCCTGATGCTGAGGTAAAAGACATCTTTTCTCCTACCGATGGAAAAAAGATAGCCGCCGTAAAATTCGCCACCGCTGCCGACTATAACCGTGTTGTGGATACCGCTGCGAAAGCTTTTAAAACATGGCGCACTGTCCCCGCGCCTAAGCGCGGCGAGATTGTACGCCAGATTGGCGACGAATTGCGGGCAAACAAAAAGCAACTTGGCGCCCTGGTATCTTACGAAATGGGCAAAAGCCTGCAGGAAGGGTACGGCGAAGTACAGGAAATGATCGATATCTGCGATTTTGCGGTGGGCCTGAGCCGCCAGTTATACGGCCTGACCATGCACAGTGAACGCCCGGAACACCGCATGTATGAGCAGTATCATCCGCTTGGGATTGTTGGCGTTATTTCAGCCTTTAACTTCCCTGTTGCGGTATGGAGCTGGAACGCTATGCTGGCTTGGGTTTGCGGCGATGTTTGCATCTGGAAGCCCTCAGAAAAAACGCCTTTAACAGCCGTTGCCTGTCAGCATATTACGCAAACCGTTTTTAAAGCGAATAATATTGACGAAGGCGTAAGCTGCCTGGTAATTGGAGACAGAGCGATTGGAGAACTGATGGCGGCAGACACCCGCGTACCATTGATTTCTGCTACAGGATCTACCCGGATGGGTAAAGCAGTGAGCGTAGCCGTAGGCGCACGTTTAGGTAAAAGCCTGCTGGAACTTGGCGGGAACAACGCGATCATCATTACAGAAAATGCCGACCTGGATATGTCGCTCATCGGCGCTGTATTTGGGGCGGTTGGTACCGCCGGGCAGCGCTGCACCAGCACACGCAGGCTCATTATCCACGAAAGTGTCTACGACGCATTTAAACAGAAATTAGTTAATGCTTACGGACAGATCAAGATCGGCGACCCGCTGAACGAGGAAAATCACATGGGCCCGCTGATAGACCAGGACGCAGTTGCATTGTACCTGGATTCGATAGAAAAATGCAAGGCCGAAGGCGGTAATTTTGTAGTAGCAGGCGGCAAGCTGGAAGGTGACGCCTACTCATCAGGCTGCTATGTAAAACCCTGCATTGCCGAAGTAGAAAATCATTACCAGATTGTGCAGCATGAAACCTTTGCCCCTATCCTTTACCTCATCAAATACAAAACCATAGAAGAAGCCATTTACCTGCAAAATGGCGTACCCCAGGGGCTATCATCGGCCATCATGACCAATAACCTGCGCGAGGCGGAAACATTTTTATCTTACGCTGGTTCTGATTGCGGAATTGCCAATGTGAACATCGGTACATCCGGGGCAGAAATTGGCGGCGCATTTGGTGGAGAAAAAGAAACCGGCGGCGGTCGCGAATCAGGTTCGGATGCGTGGAAAGTGTACATGCGGCGCCAAACCAATACTATAAACTACTCAAAAACGTTGCCTTTGGCACAAGGGATCAAGTTTGATCTTTAA